One Bdellovibrio sp. ArHS genomic window carries:
- a CDS encoding (2Fe-2S)-binding protein — protein sequence MGAKKKSEIICRCNNISRETIEEAIRNGAHTLNDIFDSTSAGVGPCGGSCRRKLGPLLEHYLKTGTFPDKITEDLSGKIPGPKKD from the coding sequence ATGGGCGCTAAAAAGAAAAGCGAAATCATCTGTCGCTGCAACAATATCAGCCGGGAAACCATTGAGGAAGCCATCCGCAATGGGGCGCATACTTTGAATGACATCTTTGACTCCACCTCGGCGGGTGTCGGCCCTTGTGGCGGATCCTGCCGTCGCAAACTAGGCCCTCTTTTAGAGCATTATTTAAAAACCGGTACTTTCCCCGATAAAATAACTGAGGATCTTTCCGGAAAAATTCCTGGCCCGAAAAAAGACTAA
- the greA gene encoding transcription elongation factor GreA, with amino-acid sequence MATNTTDKLPMTIRGKAMLEAELKKLLLEERPSVIRAIEEARAQGDISENAEYESAKERQAMIEGRIAEIQGKLAGAEVIDTSLIKADRIVFGAVVEIVDTESEEKFTYQIVGVDESDVKAGLISILSPLARALIGKRVGDTVTVQSPKGDKEFEVLKFHYK; translated from the coding sequence ATGGCCACTAATACAACTGATAAACTTCCCATGACTATTCGCGGAAAAGCGATGCTTGAGGCCGAACTCAAGAAACTTCTGTTGGAAGAAAGACCCTCTGTAATTCGCGCTATCGAAGAGGCTCGTGCTCAAGGGGACATCTCTGAGAACGCGGAATACGAATCTGCCAAAGAGCGCCAAGCTATGATCGAAGGCCGTATTGCTGAAATCCAAGGCAAATTGGCGGGTGCGGAAGTCATTGATACGTCGCTCATCAAAGCAGACCGCATTGTCTTCGGTGCTGTTGTTGAGATCGTGGACACTGAGTCTGAAGAAAAATTCACCTACCAAATCGTAGGTGTGGACGAATCTGATGTCAAAGCAGGTTTGATCTCTATTCTTTCACCTTTGGCTCGCGCCCTTATCGGCAAACGCGTGGGTGACACGGTGACAGTACAAAGCCCTAAGGGCGATAAGGAATTCGAAGTCCTTAAGTTCCATTATAAGTAA